The Papaver somniferum cultivar HN1 chromosome 3, ASM357369v1, whole genome shotgun sequence genome includes a region encoding these proteins:
- the LOC113362140 gene encoding uncharacterized protein At5g39865-like yields MGCVSSSLLDQDDEFTQIGGSTGIGHHFVSLTSTTYGLLTVDSSTKSTEQNPPTPPRFIGSFLQTSPLSEAKSVRSEPVPEVINSWELMAGLDSESARFSPINNNNNNPKPSFSLLDTVAELDSRISRSPRLVLFNKENSNPNHRQFQRDSTCENTEKYYDADEFEKKCPVNGENRVVIYTTTLRGVRKTFEDCNAVRAVFEGLGIVFNERDVSMDRGFREELKELLKGISSNKQGNVTIPVPPRVFIKGRYIGGYEEVFRIHEQGCLIQLLEGLPKSKIGGAVCDGCGGVRFLPCFTCNGSCKIVKKVVVRCPDCNENGLVLCPICS; encoded by the coding sequence ATGGGTTGTGTGTCTTCATCCTTGCTCGATCAAGATGATGAGTTTACTCAAATCGGTGGATCGACAGGAATCGGTCATCATTTTGTGTCTCTTACATCAACAACATATGGTTTATTAACAGtagattcatcaacaaaatctaCAGAGCAAAACCCACCAACACCACCTCGATTTATTGGGTCCTTCTTACAAACGAGTCCACTTTCTGAAGCTAAATCGGTTCGATCTGAACCTGTTCCTGAAGTTATTAACTCGTGGGAACTCATGGCTGGTCTTGATTCTGAATCCGCTCGTTTCTCtcctatcaacaacaacaacaacaaccctaAACCTTCGTTTTCTCTGCTTGATACTGTTGCAGAACTTGATTCACGTATCTCGAGGTCACCTCGTTTGGTCCTCTTTAATAAGGAAAATTCAAACCCTAATCATCGTCAATTTCAGAGAGATTCTACTTGTGAAAACACAGAAAAGTATTATGATGctgatgaatttgagaagaaatgtcCGGTGAACGGAGAAAACAGAGTTGTTATTTACACAACAACATTAAGAGGTGTAAGAAAAACATTTGAAGATTGTAATGCAGTAAGAGCAGTTTTTGAGGGATTAGGGATTGTGTTTAATGAAAGGGATGTATCAATGGATAGAGGGTTCAGAGAAGAATTGAAAGAATTGCTGAAAGGAATTAGTAGTAATAAACAAGGAAATGTAACAATACCAGTACCACCTAGGGTTTTCATTAAAGGAAGATATATTGGTGGATATGAGGAGGTGTTTAGAATCCATGAACAGGGTTGTTTGATTCAGTTACTTGAAGGCTTGCCAAAATCTAAAATTGGTGGTGCTGTTTGTGATGGGTGTGGTGGTGTTAGGTTTTTGCCATGTTTTACTTGTAATGGGAGTTGTAAAATTGTTAAGAAAGTAGTTGTTAGATGTCCTGATTGTAATGAAAATGGGTTAGTTCTTTGCCCTATTTGTAGCTGA
- the LOC113358728 gene encoding glutathione S-transferase F9-like — MVVKVYGSATASASRRVLSCLIEKNVEFEVIPVDLMKGEHKQPEFLKLQPFGVVPAIQDGDFVLYESRAIIRYYADKYREQGPDLLGKTVEERAVVEQWLEVESQNYHPHIYNLVKHLLFHPKMGLPIDEKLMEESEENLGKVLDIYEDRLSKSKYLAGDFYSLADLTHLPFTHYLVNDIGKGYMIKDRKHVSAWWDDITSRSSWKKVLEL; from the exons ATGGTGGTGAAAGTTTATGGATCGGCTACGGCAtccgcttccagaagagtccTCAGTTGCTTAATCGAAAAGAATGTGGAATTTGAGGTCATACCTGTTGATTTGATGAAAGGCGAACACAAGCAACCTGAATTCCTCAAATTGCAGCCCTTTGGAGTTGTACCAGCAATACAGGATGGTGACTTTGTACTATATG AATCAAGGGCGATCATACGGTACTACGCGGACAAGTACAGGGAACAAGGACCAGATTTGCTTGGAAAGACGGTAGAAGAAAGGGCGGTAGTAGAACAATGGCTAGAAGTTGAAAGCCAGAACTATCATCCACACATATACAACTTAGTAAAGCATCTCCTGTTTCATCCAAAGATGGGTTTGCCTATTGATGAGAAGCTAATGGAAGAGAGTGAAGAGAACCTTGGCAAGGTTTTAGACATATATGAAGACAGGCTTTCAAAGAGCAAATATTTGGCTGGAGATTTTTACAGTCTTGCTGATCTCACTCATTTACCTTTCACACACTACTTGGTGAATGATATTGGTAAGGGTTACATGATCAAGGACAGGAAACATGTGAGTGCTTGGTGGGATGATATTACTAGCAGATCCTCTTGGAAAAAGGTCCTTGAGCTCTAG